A window from Anser cygnoides isolate HZ-2024a breed goose chromosome 1, Taihu_goose_T2T_genome, whole genome shotgun sequence encodes these proteins:
- the IL17RA gene encoding interleukin-17 receptor A isoform X1, translating into MAGAGPPLLLLLLLLLLLVLPAAAALRLLLGAAAPPFSCSQPDLNCLVENSTCIERSWLQNQTWTPSAPSSLRVSSEVFHQTDGELLPVLRIEWKVATDASIRYLRGAELAVMQVSSNQQICAQFEFQNKLPLQVRPDGGRWNFTFNRFEVEPGQTYQVTVYHLPKLSVDGDYNCKSTSLTMPDCNDSLMKRTTPCIQTGSLWEPRIQAKSLDDMTLLVSFNPWMESTRYQIHVTSFLNEKKCKMITREVTEGELQSQANVTIKMEKNLRACCSYEVQIQPFFANCGTDCLRHSTFIPCTPSPSTDPSDDMIIWLYWCITGICVFLVGSVITGVICMTKKRAGHQRGKCSHYDLQTAVPSTDLPLPPLKPRKVWIVYSADHLLYVDVVLKFAEFLMTVCGTAVALDLLEDHQISELGPLPWLTRQKKEMEDLSSKIIILCSRGTQAKWQAMLGSVPVCLKQDQQKPTGDLFTPALNLILPDFKKPACFGMYIVCYFDGISSEKDIPDLFNVTSRYQLMDKFEDVYFRIQDLEKFEPGRIHRIQEITAENYIDTPSGRKLKEAVQKFRNWQMEHPNWFEAESICLDNEEELQSLNRESQVDSLLSEPGGIVKQQLHLREPDPNCCYVVNLHMHEGESRGCKLQPQLNLCGDPTSQMMVIPMDEAPQVQVVEPVSSMEDKNILGHHVLSNEDCMEGVPLLEASFPMRNNVILHEDCEVPARDDQSPANLSGELRHHLNGLMYSFYQQNVIPSDPSFCQEEADKQHQLVFDDQCKDQRQSVQSDQGYISRCSPLPPDDLVEEEDEEEEEDEEENQVAFHELSSEVLNSLKSLQQQLFFQDIQRNSEWGYPAELIDMSQSSEGC; encoded by the exons ATGGCGGGTGCGGGGCCgccgctcctcctgctgctgctgctgctgctgctcctcgtcctccccgcggccgccgcgcTGCGCCTGCTGCTgggcgccgccgcgccgcccttcagctgctcccagccG gaTTTAAACTGCCTCGTAGAAAATA GTACCTGCATAGAGAGAAGCTGGCTGCAGAATCAGACCTGGACACCTTCTGCCCCCAGCAGTCTTCGTGTCTCCTCTGAAGTTTTCCATCAGACGGATGGAGAGCTGCTCCCCGTGCTTCGGATAGAGTGGAAAGTGGCCACCGATG ctAGCATCCGGTACCTCCgaggggcagagctggctgtgaTGCAAGTGAGCAGCAATCAACAGATCTGCGCCCAGTTTGAGTTTCAGAACAAATTACCACTTCAGGTCCGTCCGGATGGAGGCCGG tggaatTTCACTTTTAACCGTTTTGAGGTGGAACCTGGCCAAACTTATCAAGTGACTGTCTACCACCTGCCCAAATTGAGCGTAGATGGAGACTACAATTGCAAGTCCACGTCTCTCACGATGCCTG ACTGCAATGACTCTCTGATGAAAAGAACCACCCCGTGTATACAGACAG GCAGCCTGTGGGAGCCCAGGATCCAAGCTAAAAGTCTAGATGATATGACTCTGCTTGTGAGCTTTAACCCATGGATGGAGTCAACCCGATACCAAATTCATGTGACCAGTTTCCTGAAtgagaagaaatgtaaaatgatcACACGCGAAGTCACAGAG GGCGAACTACAATCACAAGCGAATGTCACAATCAAAATGGAGAAGAACTTAAGAGCTTGCTGCAGCTATGAAGTACAG ATTCAGCCATTCTTTGCAAACTGTGGCACAGACTGCCTGAGACACTCTACTTTCATCCCATGTACACCATCTCCAA GTACAGACCCATCAG ATGATATGATTATATGGCTCTACTGGTGTATCACTGGGATCTGTGTATTTCTTGTGGGATCAGTCATAACAGGTGTCATTTGTATGACCAAAAAGCGAGCAG gACACCAGCGAGGGAAATGCAGCCACTATGATTTGCAAACTG cAGTACCATCTACTGACCTTCCTCTGCCACCCTTAAAGCCTCGAAAAGTTTGGATTGTGTACTCTGCCGATCACCTGCTGTATGTGGATGTGGTACTGAAGTTTGCCGAGTTTCTGATGACTGTCTGTGGCACCGCTGTAGCCTTAGACCTGCTAGAAGATCATCAGATCTCAGAGTTGGGGCCATTACCCTGGCTTACTCgacagaagaaggaaatggaagacCTATCTTCAAAGATCATCATCTTATGCTCACGAGGCACCCAGGCCAAATGGCAGGCCATGCTTGGGAGCGTGCCTGTTTGTCTCAAGCAAGATCAGCAAAAGCCAACAGGAGATCTGTTCACCCCTGCCTTGAATTTGATCTTGCCAGATTTCAAGAAGCCAGCCTGTTTTGGAATGTATATAGTCTGCTATTTTGATGGGATAAGTAGTGAGAAGGATATACCTGATCTGTTCAACGTCACATCCAGGTACCAACTGATGGACAAGTTTGAGGATGTTTATTTTCGGATTCAGGACTTAGAGAAGTTTGAACCTGGGCGCATCCATCGAATCCAGGAAATCACAGCTGAAAATTACATTGATACCCCTAGTGGGAGGAAATTGAAAGAAGCGGTACAAAAATTCAGGAACTGGCAGATGGAACACCCAAACTGGTTTGAGGCTGAAAGCATCTGCCTGGATAATGAAGAAGAGTTGCAGTCCCTAAACAGAGAGAGCCAGGTGGATTCATTGCTAAGTGAACCAGGTGGAATTGTGAAACAGCAGCTGCACCTACGGGAGCCTGACCCTAACTGCTGTTATGTCGTCAACCTCCACATGCACGAAGGTGAGAGCAGGGGCTGTAAACTACAGCCTCAGCTTAATCTGTGTGGAGATCCAACTTCTCAGATGATGGTCATTCCTATGGATGAGGCCCCTCAAGTTCAGGTAGTGGAGCCTGTCTCTTCCATGgaagataaaaatatacttGGTCATCATGTGCTGAGTAACGAGGACTGCATGGAAGGAGTTCCTCTTCTAGAGGCAAGTTTTCCAATGAGGAATAACGTCATCCTCCATGAGGACTGTGAAGTTCCAGCAAGAGATGACCAGAGTCCTGCAAACCTCTCAGGTGAACTGAGGCACCATCTGAATGGACTCATGTACTCTTTTTATCAGCAGAATGTCATTCCTTCAGATCCATCTTTCTGCCAAGAGGAGGCTGACAAGCAGCACCAGTTGGTCTTCGATGACCAGTGCAAAGACCAAAGACAGTCAGTCCAGTCAGACCAGGGCTACATCTCTAGATGTTCTCCTTTGCCTCCCGATGACcttgtggaggaggaggatgaggaggaggaagaggacgaGGAGGAAAACCAGGTGGCCTTTCATGAACTCTCTTCAGAGGTCTTGAACAGTCTAAagagcctccagcagcagctttttttccagGACATTCAGCGGAACTCTGAGTGGGGTTATCCAGCTGAGCTGATAGACATGAGCCAGTCTTCAGAGGGCTGTTAG
- the HDHD5 gene encoding haloacid dehalogenase-like hydrolase domain-containing 5 isoform X2 — translation MALRGCLRAGRGALRGAGPPGPPGRGCSAGGRPPAFGFLFDIDGVLVRGSQVVPAAREAFRRLAGAGGGLRVPVVFLTNAGNCLRAAKARELSQALGLQVSPEQVILSHSPLRLFSQFHQKCMLVAGQGPVEENAHNLGFKHVVTIEALRKAYPLLDMVDQSRRPKELPPPTTGFPTIEGVILFGEPVRWETSLQLIIDVLLSNGSPGAELEEIPYPHLPVLACNMDLLWMAEAKMPRFGHGTFLLCLENIYKKVTGRELKYEALIGKPSTVTYRYAEYLINEQAKKQGWNSPIRRLYAIGDNPMSDVYGANLYNNYLKSAQRNQVQAGVKRSPQAASPQTEDRLAVESCKSILVCTGVYRHNAEVPSKPEERNTETVFHGHRDFGFDPSLVEASYIVQDVNEAVQLAFKKENWS, via the exons ATGGCGCTGCGCGGCTGCCTgcgggccgggcgcggggcgctgCGCGGTGCGGGGCCACCGGGGCCGCCCGGCCGGGGGTGCAGCGCCGGGGGCCGg CCGCCGGCCTTCGGCTTCCTCTTCGACATCGACGGCGTGCTGGTGCGGGGCAGCCAGGTGGTGCCCGCCGCCCGGGAGGCCTTCCGGAGGCTGGCGGGCgccggcggggggctgcgggtgcccgTCGTCTTCCTGACCAACGCCGGCAACTGCCTGCGGGCGGCCAAGGCCCGAGAGCTGTCCCaggcgctggggctgcag GTGTCTCCGGAGCAGGTGATCCTGTCCCACAGCCCGCTGCGGCTCTTCAGCCAGTTCCACCAGAAGTGCATGCTGGTGGCCGGGCAGGGGCCCGTGGAGGAGAACGCCCACAA CCTGGGGTTCAAGCATGTGGTCACCATAGAGGCACTGAGGAAGGCATATCCCCTATTAGACATGGTGGATCAGAGCCGGAGGCCAAAGGAGTTG cctCCTCCAACCACTGGCTTCCCCACTATAGAAG GGGTGATTCTGTTTGGTGAGCCAGTGAGGTGGGAGACAAGCCTGCAACTTATTATTGACGTACTCTTGAGCAATGGGAgccctggggcagagctggaagAAATACCGTACCCCCACCTGCCTGTCCTTGCCTGCAACATGGATCTCCTGTGGATGGCTGAAGCCAAGATGCCCAG GTTCGGCCATGGcactttccttctctgcttgGAGAACATCTACAAGAAGGTGACAGGCCGGGAGCTGAAGTACGAGGCCCTGATTGGCAAACCCAGCACAGTCACCTACCGCTATGCCGAATACCTGATAAACGAGCAAGCCAAAAAGCAGGGCTGGAACTCTCCCATCCGACGCCTCTATGCAATTGG GGACAACCCTATGTCTGATGTCTATGGGGCAAACCTCTACAACAACTACCTCAAGTCAGCTCAACGGAACCAGGTCCAGGCTGGGGTGAAGAGGAGCCCACAGGCAGCCAGTCCCCAAACCGAGGACCGCCTTGCAGTGGAGAGCTGCAAGTCAATTCTGGTCTGCACTGGGGTCTACCGCCACAATGCAGAAGTTCCCAGTAAGCCAGAGGAGCGCAACACAGAGACTGTGTTCCACGGCCATCGGGACTTCGGCTTCGACCCCAGCCTGGTGGAGGCATCATACATTGTGCAGGATGTGAATGAAGCTGTGCAGCTTGCTTTCAAGAAGGAGAACTGGAGCTAG
- the IL17RA gene encoding interleukin-17 receptor A isoform X2 yields MAGAGPPLLLLLLLLLLLVLPAAAALRLLLGAAAPPFSCSQPDLNCLVENSTCIERSWLQNQTWTPSAPSSLRVSSEVFHQTDGELLPVLRIEWKVATDASIRYLRGAELAVMQVSSNQQICAQFEFQNKLPLQVRPDGGRWNFTFNRFEVEPGQTYQVTVYHLPKLSVDGDYNCKSTSLTMPDCNDSLMKRTTPCIQTGSLWEPRIQAKSLDDMTLLVSFNPWMESTRYQIHVTSFLNEKKCKMITREVTEGELQSQANVTIKMEKNLRACCSYEVQIQPFFANCGTDCLRHSTFIPCTPSPSTDPSDDMIIWLYWCITGICVFLVGSVITGVICMTKKRAGHQRGKCSHYDLQTVPSTDLPLPPLKPRKVWIVYSADHLLYVDVVLKFAEFLMTVCGTAVALDLLEDHQISELGPLPWLTRQKKEMEDLSSKIIILCSRGTQAKWQAMLGSVPVCLKQDQQKPTGDLFTPALNLILPDFKKPACFGMYIVCYFDGISSEKDIPDLFNVTSRYQLMDKFEDVYFRIQDLEKFEPGRIHRIQEITAENYIDTPSGRKLKEAVQKFRNWQMEHPNWFEAESICLDNEEELQSLNRESQVDSLLSEPGGIVKQQLHLREPDPNCCYVVNLHMHEGESRGCKLQPQLNLCGDPTSQMMVIPMDEAPQVQVVEPVSSMEDKNILGHHVLSNEDCMEGVPLLEASFPMRNNVILHEDCEVPARDDQSPANLSGELRHHLNGLMYSFYQQNVIPSDPSFCQEEADKQHQLVFDDQCKDQRQSVQSDQGYISRCSPLPPDDLVEEEDEEEEEDEEENQVAFHELSSEVLNSLKSLQQQLFFQDIQRNSEWGYPAELIDMSQSSEGC; encoded by the exons ATGGCGGGTGCGGGGCCgccgctcctcctgctgctgctgctgctgctgctcctcgtcctccccgcggccgccgcgcTGCGCCTGCTGCTgggcgccgccgcgccgcccttcagctgctcccagccG gaTTTAAACTGCCTCGTAGAAAATA GTACCTGCATAGAGAGAAGCTGGCTGCAGAATCAGACCTGGACACCTTCTGCCCCCAGCAGTCTTCGTGTCTCCTCTGAAGTTTTCCATCAGACGGATGGAGAGCTGCTCCCCGTGCTTCGGATAGAGTGGAAAGTGGCCACCGATG ctAGCATCCGGTACCTCCgaggggcagagctggctgtgaTGCAAGTGAGCAGCAATCAACAGATCTGCGCCCAGTTTGAGTTTCAGAACAAATTACCACTTCAGGTCCGTCCGGATGGAGGCCGG tggaatTTCACTTTTAACCGTTTTGAGGTGGAACCTGGCCAAACTTATCAAGTGACTGTCTACCACCTGCCCAAATTGAGCGTAGATGGAGACTACAATTGCAAGTCCACGTCTCTCACGATGCCTG ACTGCAATGACTCTCTGATGAAAAGAACCACCCCGTGTATACAGACAG GCAGCCTGTGGGAGCCCAGGATCCAAGCTAAAAGTCTAGATGATATGACTCTGCTTGTGAGCTTTAACCCATGGATGGAGTCAACCCGATACCAAATTCATGTGACCAGTTTCCTGAAtgagaagaaatgtaaaatgatcACACGCGAAGTCACAGAG GGCGAACTACAATCACAAGCGAATGTCACAATCAAAATGGAGAAGAACTTAAGAGCTTGCTGCAGCTATGAAGTACAG ATTCAGCCATTCTTTGCAAACTGTGGCACAGACTGCCTGAGACACTCTACTTTCATCCCATGTACACCATCTCCAA GTACAGACCCATCAG ATGATATGATTATATGGCTCTACTGGTGTATCACTGGGATCTGTGTATTTCTTGTGGGATCAGTCATAACAGGTGTCATTTGTATGACCAAAAAGCGAGCAG gACACCAGCGAGGGAAATGCAGCCACTATGATTTGCAAACTG TACCATCTACTGACCTTCCTCTGCCACCCTTAAAGCCTCGAAAAGTTTGGATTGTGTACTCTGCCGATCACCTGCTGTATGTGGATGTGGTACTGAAGTTTGCCGAGTTTCTGATGACTGTCTGTGGCACCGCTGTAGCCTTAGACCTGCTAGAAGATCATCAGATCTCAGAGTTGGGGCCATTACCCTGGCTTACTCgacagaagaaggaaatggaagacCTATCTTCAAAGATCATCATCTTATGCTCACGAGGCACCCAGGCCAAATGGCAGGCCATGCTTGGGAGCGTGCCTGTTTGTCTCAAGCAAGATCAGCAAAAGCCAACAGGAGATCTGTTCACCCCTGCCTTGAATTTGATCTTGCCAGATTTCAAGAAGCCAGCCTGTTTTGGAATGTATATAGTCTGCTATTTTGATGGGATAAGTAGTGAGAAGGATATACCTGATCTGTTCAACGTCACATCCAGGTACCAACTGATGGACAAGTTTGAGGATGTTTATTTTCGGATTCAGGACTTAGAGAAGTTTGAACCTGGGCGCATCCATCGAATCCAGGAAATCACAGCTGAAAATTACATTGATACCCCTAGTGGGAGGAAATTGAAAGAAGCGGTACAAAAATTCAGGAACTGGCAGATGGAACACCCAAACTGGTTTGAGGCTGAAAGCATCTGCCTGGATAATGAAGAAGAGTTGCAGTCCCTAAACAGAGAGAGCCAGGTGGATTCATTGCTAAGTGAACCAGGTGGAATTGTGAAACAGCAGCTGCACCTACGGGAGCCTGACCCTAACTGCTGTTATGTCGTCAACCTCCACATGCACGAAGGTGAGAGCAGGGGCTGTAAACTACAGCCTCAGCTTAATCTGTGTGGAGATCCAACTTCTCAGATGATGGTCATTCCTATGGATGAGGCCCCTCAAGTTCAGGTAGTGGAGCCTGTCTCTTCCATGgaagataaaaatatacttGGTCATCATGTGCTGAGTAACGAGGACTGCATGGAAGGAGTTCCTCTTCTAGAGGCAAGTTTTCCAATGAGGAATAACGTCATCCTCCATGAGGACTGTGAAGTTCCAGCAAGAGATGACCAGAGTCCTGCAAACCTCTCAGGTGAACTGAGGCACCATCTGAATGGACTCATGTACTCTTTTTATCAGCAGAATGTCATTCCTTCAGATCCATCTTTCTGCCAAGAGGAGGCTGACAAGCAGCACCAGTTGGTCTTCGATGACCAGTGCAAAGACCAAAGACAGTCAGTCCAGTCAGACCAGGGCTACATCTCTAGATGTTCTCCTTTGCCTCCCGATGACcttgtggaggaggaggatgaggaggaggaagaggacgaGGAGGAAAACCAGGTGGCCTTTCATGAACTCTCTTCAGAGGTCTTGAACAGTCTAAagagcctccagcagcagctttttttccagGACATTCAGCGGAACTCTGAGTGGGGTTATCCAGCTGAGCTGATAGACATGAGCCAGTCTTCAGAGGGCTGTTAG
- the HDHD5 gene encoding haloacid dehalogenase-like hydrolase domain-containing 5 isoform X1 translates to MALRGCLRAGRGALRGAGPPGPPGRGCSAGGRPPAFGFLFDIDGVLVRGSQVVPAAREAFRRLAGAGGGLRVPVVFLTNAGNCLRAAKARELSQALGLQVSPEQVILSHSPLRLFSQFHQKCMLVAGQGPVEENAHNLGFKHVVTIEALRKAYPLLDMVDQSRRPKELVISRHIGGTSGLPPPTTGFPTIEGVILFGEPVRWETSLQLIIDVLLSNGSPGAELEEIPYPHLPVLACNMDLLWMAEAKMPRFGHGTFLLCLENIYKKVTGRELKYEALIGKPSTVTYRYAEYLINEQAKKQGWNSPIRRLYAIGDNPMSDVYGANLYNNYLKSAQRNQVQAGVKRSPQAASPQTEDRLAVESCKSILVCTGVYRHNAEVPSKPEERNTETVFHGHRDFGFDPSLVEASYIVQDVNEAVQLAFKKENWS, encoded by the exons ATGGCGCTGCGCGGCTGCCTgcgggccgggcgcggggcgctgCGCGGTGCGGGGCCACCGGGGCCGCCCGGCCGGGGGTGCAGCGCCGGGGGCCGg CCGCCGGCCTTCGGCTTCCTCTTCGACATCGACGGCGTGCTGGTGCGGGGCAGCCAGGTGGTGCCCGCCGCCCGGGAGGCCTTCCGGAGGCTGGCGGGCgccggcggggggctgcgggtgcccgTCGTCTTCCTGACCAACGCCGGCAACTGCCTGCGGGCGGCCAAGGCCCGAGAGCTGTCCCaggcgctggggctgcag GTGTCTCCGGAGCAGGTGATCCTGTCCCACAGCCCGCTGCGGCTCTTCAGCCAGTTCCACCAGAAGTGCATGCTGGTGGCCGGGCAGGGGCCCGTGGAGGAGAACGCCCACAA CCTGGGGTTCAAGCATGTGGTCACCATAGAGGCACTGAGGAAGGCATATCCCCTATTAGACATGGTGGATCAGAGCCGGAGGCCAAAGGAGTTGGTAATTTCTCGACACATCGGTGGAACAAGTGGTCTG cctCCTCCAACCACTGGCTTCCCCACTATAGAAG GGGTGATTCTGTTTGGTGAGCCAGTGAGGTGGGAGACAAGCCTGCAACTTATTATTGACGTACTCTTGAGCAATGGGAgccctggggcagagctggaagAAATACCGTACCCCCACCTGCCTGTCCTTGCCTGCAACATGGATCTCCTGTGGATGGCTGAAGCCAAGATGCCCAG GTTCGGCCATGGcactttccttctctgcttgGAGAACATCTACAAGAAGGTGACAGGCCGGGAGCTGAAGTACGAGGCCCTGATTGGCAAACCCAGCACAGTCACCTACCGCTATGCCGAATACCTGATAAACGAGCAAGCCAAAAAGCAGGGCTGGAACTCTCCCATCCGACGCCTCTATGCAATTGG GGACAACCCTATGTCTGATGTCTATGGGGCAAACCTCTACAACAACTACCTCAAGTCAGCTCAACGGAACCAGGTCCAGGCTGGGGTGAAGAGGAGCCCACAGGCAGCCAGTCCCCAAACCGAGGACCGCCTTGCAGTGGAGAGCTGCAAGTCAATTCTGGTCTGCACTGGGGTCTACCGCCACAATGCAGAAGTTCCCAGTAAGCCAGAGGAGCGCAACACAGAGACTGTGTTCCACGGCCATCGGGACTTCGGCTTCGACCCCAGCCTGGTGGAGGCATCATACATTGTGCAGGATGTGAATGAAGCTGTGCAGCTTGCTTTCAAGAAGGAGAACTGGAGCTAG
- the TMEM121B gene encoding transmembrane protein 121B, translated as MHRAASNQRSVSSSSGSFQPPPPPPPPHAADRQPLFPGGSSSGGSRRDSGSSSGSARARRPRSPRSSPGEEEEEEEEEEEEDSISISKPLVPPPAAPPPAAASPLPSSSSSGSSGSSGSSGSSGSSTSSGSPGRGMTAAELYGAAAAGGGAAGGGAAAGALLGPGGAAGGRRWGFQALSLVLLLGQGALLDLYLIAVTDLYWCSWIATDLVLAAGWGIFFCRNSRARRRERPPPPPPPGPPPPHPLLLHGPPGGRGAGGRGAGGPPRGGDFAYAHLAWLIYSIAFTPKAALILGTSILELIELRLPLGTTGFRITLALSAPLLYCLLRAIGTEGSGQLLLPPQPPPQHRAAAAFLATCLDLLDSFSLLELVLQPGRPAPLPAPLRYLLIAVYFLCLASPVLWLYELSAARPPGAARLALHLLLPAGLLDAPLLALRCLLLLRYQQPLSLFMLKNLFFLACRGLEALETCCLLRPAAAPTPAKYGAPAMPPTAAAPLAHGLSDADVGPHGYVNALAVTAQG; from the coding sequence ATGCACCGCGCTGCCTCCAACCAGCGCTcggtctcctcctcctcgggctCCTtccagccgccgccgccgccgccgccgccgcacgCCGCCGACCGGCAGCCCCTCTTCccggggggctccagcagcggCGGCAGCCGGCGGGACTCGGGGTCGAGCTCGGGCTCGGCGcgggcccgccgcccccgcagcccccgcagcagccccggcgaggaggaggaggaggaggaagaagaggaggaggaggacagcatCAGCATCAGCAAGCCCCTggtgccgccgcccgccgccccgccgcccgccgccgcctcgccgctccccagcagcagcagcagcggcagcagcggcagcagcggcagcagcggcagcagcggcagcagcaccagcagcggcAGCCCGGGCCGCGGCATGACGGCGGCGGAGCTGtacggggcggcggcggcgggcggcggggcggcgggcggcggggcggcggcgggggcgctgctggggcccggcggggcggcgggcgggcggcgctggGGCTTCCAGGCGctgtccctggtgctgctgctggggcagggcgcGCTGCTGGACCTCTACCTGATCGCCGTCACCGACCTGTACTGGTGCAGCTGGATCGCCACCGACCTGGTGCTGGCGGCCGGCTGGGGCATCTTCTTCTGCCGCAACAGCCGGGCGCGCCGCCGGgagcggcccccgccgccgcccccccccgggccgccgccgccgcacccgctgctgctgcacggcccccccggcggccgcggggccggggggcgcggggccgggggccccccccgcggcggAGACTTCGCCTACGCGCACCTGGCCTGGCTCATCTACTCCATCGCCTTCACGCCCAAGGCGGCGCTGATCCTGGGCACCTCCATCCTGGAGCTGATCGAGCTGCGCCTGCCGCTGGGCACCACCGGCTTCCGCATCACCCTGGCGCTCTCCGCCCCGCTGCTCTACTGCCTGCTGCGGGCCATCGGCACCGAGGGCTccgggcagctgctgctgcccccgcagccgccgccgcagcaccgcgccgccgccgccttcctCGCCACCTGCCTCGACCTCCTCGACAGCTTCTCCCTGCTCgagctggtgctgcagcccggccgcccggcgccgctgcccgccccgctGCGCTACCTCCTCATCGCCGTCTATTTCCTCTGCCTGGCCTCGCCGGTGCTGTGGCTCTACGAGCTCagcgccgcccggccgcccggAGCCGCCCGCCTCGCCctgcacctgctgctgcccgccGGGCTGCTGGACGCCCCGCTGCTGGCCCTgcgctgcctcctgctcctgcgcTACCAGCAGCCGCTCTCCCTCTTCATGCTCAAGAACCTCTTCTTCCTCGCCTGCCGCGGCCTCGAGGCGCTGGAGACCTGCTGCCTCCTGCGGCCTGCCGCCGCCCCAACGCCCGCCAAGTACGGAGCCCCCGCCATGCCCCCCACTGCCGCCGCCCCGCTGGCCCACGGGCTCTCGGACGCCGACGTGGGTCCCCACGGGTATGTCAACGCCTTGGCGGTCACTGCCCAGGGCTGA